The Plodia interpunctella isolate USDA-ARS_2022_Savannah chromosome 9, ilPloInte3.2, whole genome shotgun sequence genome includes the window tcatatatttttttattgatggcCAGTCATGAAACCAAATTCATAGATACAGTCACAGCATAGAATGCGTTCAGGAACACGGCGAGGTTGAGAAaggtaataatagtaaaaaagaaaaataaattctaatcgTATTTCAGCCATGTTTGTCCCATCGTAATATCATTAGGGGAGTTGCCACAAACCTGATccactttttttgttttgacacGTAAGAGATAGTGCTCTGCCGTCGTACGAGAGAAGGGCACATGTATCATTTTGGTCAAACCGAGATATTTAGGATTAAAGTTTTCACCATATTCTGCTCTATAGTTTGAGAACCTATTgctttatagaaaaaaaaacactgatTATATTTGCGTAAAGGTTagaactattatatttttagctttttagtttttaaatataataaattattcaataatttcaaaaaataattttcaactaaagaaaaaaatatttaaaaaataccatttacTACAAAGAAAAGGCATAGTTAACCAAATGTCacctttctttttaatatttctaacaaATTTGTCATCGTGTCATAAAGAAAGGACATATGTGTCCAATTGTgcctttttaatttaaatagaactAATGTgtgtcacaaaaaataaaaacaaataatcatGTTaagaaagtttaataaaatgtaaaacaattGGTCATGCCATTCCTAGTTAGCTTATCCAAATAACTGAAACAAAACTTAGCAAGTCACCTTCGGGAACAccaaaattcaaacaaaaaaaaatattaatcttcaatagttttttataaatcattggGGATAAGCATCTACTTACAATATTGGCTGACAAAtagaacataatattaatttgaaaaaaaaagtgaatcagtaaatttcttaaattcaATCATTCTTAAACTTAAGTTAGATACCTAAGGAaagtaaaaatcaattatttttagtaacagGTTGTATGCCAAACttaaaaatctgtaaataataatttcaatttaatgttGTGATTCAGAGTAAATATACTCTGAatcacaatattaaaataaattaaaatattctatattaataGAGGTAGTACCTAATAGGAACATCAATTTTGGTTTTGAACCTATGTTAGAGcttattctaattatttattgttcattaACTAAATAGCTCACAGCCATAATTATTAAAGACTCTCGTAgttaaataatctaaaaagtattatcaatattattataaaaaaataaatgtaacaacaaacataataacGCACTTGgttgaattatcacaatgcaatagtaataactataaaaaagttgaaagaaataaaataatcactttagcttaaaatattaatttaaaaattagtcTTAAATTTCAGTCTTCATAAATTTCTGTGAGATCAGCTGAACTATCGCTAACGGGTAGGTTTTTCCAAAAACCTCTTCTATTGTCAGGCATAAGTGGCCCAAGCTTGGAAAGTATAGCTGATTTCCTCTCAGATGTTATACCACGTGGAGAAAGCTTCTGCTTAGGCGATGAAATGccaattttaagatttttaactCTCAAGAAATCCAATTCTATTTGCTCTTCAGTGTCATGGCTGTTCTTGTAGAACATCGATTTACTCCCTCGCCGAAAAGTGATTTCAGACATGTTTCTCAAATAAGCTCGTGGCAcagaattttgtaatttatacgATGAAGAGCAGTCTTCAAAATCGTGAAAATCCTGGACAGTCATTTTTTTCACCACAGTATTTGGACCAGTATCGGAGACAGCTTTGCAAAAATCTTCAAAGTCATACACTCGCTTGTTCTTCTTAAGTGATTGCTCCACTCTATGGTGAAATTCATCTGCAGCCATAAATGTATGACCGACTTCCAGATAACGCAGTACAACAGTTTCAATAGTTACATCCTTGGAATTgactaaataaactaaataggaAAATAGGCACCAGTTTTTGTTTTGGGCCGCGCAGTTATCCAGCCACAAAATCACATGTTTGTAGTCCCggttttcaagaaaaaatgCTTGAAAACAGCTAATTATATCTTCCTTTTTTCTTCCTGCAATAGCTTCGTGCCATAAGACTCCCAGTGTTTTGCCAACTCCATGTAACCTTTTGTCACCTACAGGAACGAAACTCTGATTGAAAACGATAAGCCTTGGACAAAACATTACCGTTTTGAACTCATCCATGCGAGGTAACATTATTACCTTTTCCAAATCAACTGCAAATATTGTGGTGTCAGTACTTTTTTGCTTCGTTTGGCTTTGAACATCCTCTTCATATTTCTTTCTCGCTGAAATGTACCTAGTGTGATGATCTTCATATTCTTTGCATTCTTTACAATTTCTGTGTCTTATTTCTGCGTTAGGGTTGTGAATAGAAAATTCTTCGCACAATTCACATTCCTCGTGTCCAAGCTTTGTGAAAGATATTTTAAGCTCATTTACGACGTTCCTATAAAACCCATAGGACACATTTATTTCAGGCTCTTTCTCACAGTAATTGTCATACATCATGCGGATATTGATATCCGAAGGCAAATATTTCCTATTCGGTGCATGAACTCTCCTATAATGTGACACAACTGGACGAAAAGACATAATATGTTCTTTTATCTTAGTCCTGTCTATTTGTGATGGGTTTGGGTTATGACCTCTGCCGTCAATAATAGGCTCTGCATATTGTGTTTTATAGTAAGTGTCAATAATGTTTCTGACAGCCttgcagttatttttcttgtaacccaaagttgtaataaaaaacgttTTACACACCGCAACTTTCTCACCgtttttatcacaaaagaAATACGAAACACTCTTAGTACGATCATAATGTTTGCCATGCTCATCATCATgactttttttctttggtcTTACTGGCCTTTGCTGCATAGTATTAGctaaataaaagtgtttttgTTCCGACCAAGACATTTTCcagaaattactattaatgGTTTTGCGATAATCCTCTGAAAATTTcgttgaacatttttttttacaaatgttcTCTTGGCATCCGGGTTTCACGAAATATttggtacatattttttcttctcttttaATTTGCTTTCGTTCTTTAAGACTAACATCATATCTTTTGCGCTTTCTTACTGTCCctttttttgtaagtactaCATCTTCTTTTGTAGATTCATCTGACGATTCTGGAATCGTTTTTTCCAAACACGGTTGAGAACATGGAATTAAGTCTGATTCGGAGCCAGAATcatccaataaaatattggcCTCACGAGGTTCATAGTTTTCGTTATGAATcctaatattaaagtttttaatcaCAGATTGTTTTGAGCATTGAGCGGCAATATTGTACGTTTTTTGGTTTTTCGGTGGCTCATAATCTTTATCGACTACTGAATCGTCCGAATCAAAATCTGATTCAAATGCTATAAATTGTGGCGACCAGTTTTGTAGACCACTAGTGGACGGAATTTGTTCATCAATATCAGATTTACGCTTGAGATTTTGTAAAGCGGCGCTTACTAATCTTTTACCACGTGACtgcattgtttaaattatctgaaataatggaaaaacaagtgaaataaatgataacaTATGTTTACCATATTCCtactataataatgaaatagtaAGACATATCAAATAGTGTTAAATTAAGGTGAAAAGGCTTTGTTTGGCACATCTGGCTATAAACTGACAGATAACTATTGCGCTTTCGTAGATGTACGACCTACCCACAAAGTgatgtacttacttaaataaaaatagcatgTAAACAtggataaaatgtaaataaacttaccaAGCGCGGGCGGGCTGCTGACAAGCGTGGAGTCGCATCGACATCGCAGGCACAACTGGCGCAATTCATTGAAACTCTACCCTCCTTTCCTCACCTCTcatcgtaaaatatttaaagaaaaggcACAACTGGTTATTTATGCCTTTTATacgtaaataattacaatatacatggatgaataattaagtaaacagGGCACATCTGGCATTTGAGCCTTTCCTATATGTTATGTTGTACGTTGTGTCTTTTCAACATAGTTTTTAGTAAAATCCTAAATGTAGTAATAGTCACAACTATGTATTTGTGccttttcaatataatattaaataatatgccttttcattcaataaaacatGAATATAAGTCTCATTTGTGCCTTTTGCGCCTACTGTAACTCCGAATTCcttaaagttaaaattcttcaaaaaattGAGCAGATGCGCCTTTTTTTCCTCattctaaatatgtatataactcaatttttttaaaaatgttagttGTGCCCTTTTTTCGTATGACGGCAGTGCTGTCCATTACTGCTACAAGGCTGAAGCTACAACTGGCGtctcaatataaatattcaataggGTTTGAATATGTTAATACGGACGTCTTCTCATTGGCTTGTAGATTGCGCTGTCGTTTTTATCTTATACGACATTTAACTCCCGTAATTCAATTTAGTCTATTTGCATAATGTCGCTGTTCAAAGTAGGTGAATATGGAAATTGTAGGGATCGGGACTTTTGTGCTTTgaatgtgttttttatttatccgtTTTGTGATCTATTTAGATTGTTTTCCCTTTGATCTTTATCCCTTTGATCGTGTCTcgaagaaatttaattaaatttgaaattatcaggataatattttaacatcatTCACAtacgaaatttaataaaactatttcctGCAATAATCCACCAAAATTTTATcgtttgaaaattgtatgtacaaaatatcGCATATGTTTAAGTAATATAGTAAATGCAAGAATTAGAAAGAACCATAGCATACCTAATTCATAGTTCCTAATAGATAGCACAAGATAGAAAGTTACCTGCCCAAGTTAACTACAATGACAAATAATTGCTATTGTCTATACCCACGCATCCGTTGTTAACACCAAATCAAAAAAGGTTTCATCACACATTTCGTATAGGCAAATGGAGATATCTTGAATTAATCGCACTGTAAAGGTATACAAAGAGGTGAAATATTGCTCGCTCGTTGGCTACAATAGCTACGTCTTCATCACGatgctattgttttttttcttaggcACCACACGCAGGATTGTTTTCTGTTAGCTTGAGTTGGGAAACGTGTTTCTCTGTCTCTCAGTTCATTTATCAGAGCCTCGATGGAGCCGCCTgcgataaaaatgttatatacttAGCGGATAGATTACAGAGCCGagtcacttttttttttgacacgATACGATCTTGTTGATTGTGGGATAAATGTAAGAAATCCGCATGATTtgtttaaagatttaaaattaatgcaaaATAGTGTgcattcattatttatacaagAAAATACTTAacgtatatacttataaaaaatgacgCGTCAAACTTTTTCTAAAGATAAAACTTTGACGTATTCTGACAGGCATCGATCGATCACTCTCAGTATGAAcggtttgaaaaatattttctctcatACAAggtgtgtatttttatacatagtcGCGTCACAATAGAGCGCTCTCTTCATTCCCCGATATCAATCTACCATGATGCCATCTGTGACGCCGCCATTACTCAATTTCCTTGCTGCCAAAATAGAACGCGTAAAAAGAATTCGAAACACGAATTCAAACAAGCGTTAGAAACTTATGATTGTGATGTGAATGacgttttatttaatcataattgtttttgaaatgaacTGTGatctatgtattattttatacgtatttaatatatatggacaaatatattcaatacgTATTATATACGATGATATAACactaattttgattaaaatttaaattaacataacatATCTTTCCCCAGCCACTGAGGAgagtataacttttttatcattttaaaaatattttgtgacaagtaatttttttctagatTTGACAATACAAATACGCTTCATGCAAAAATCTGCGTGTATCTGGTCAAAGCTAACTTagatttatgaattaaatttttcatactttaCAGCCGACCCATGTACTTCCGAGTGCACCCACGCATGTCCAATTTCGGGTACTGCAGTGTTGGTACCACtgaatgataatttaaattcattctCTCCCGCCCGCGCCATCATTTGGACAAATGCTACGTCATTTGTCTAAGGGAGTAAGGTGAGGTGCGGGGAGGAAATGGTATACCCTGAATACACAAAATCGAAACTTAGtacattgaaattaaacacatTTTGCAATGTCTCCCAGTGATCAGATTCCAAAAACTTCTACTGCTCTTACGCTACGCGACACCAACCTTTAAGTGTTAGACGTAAAAGTATATTAAGGCTTGCCCGTTCAGAATCTCATTTCGTAAGCTTCCGAAATCATTTACTCATTGTAACAtagaacttaaaattattacaattcggtttattttaaaacgacAATATCGGCTCTCAATGGGTATTGAATTAAAACTTAACGTATTTGTACTGCgatactaattaatttaattatttatctcattGTGAGCATGTTTATTCAATACacataactttaattaataggaataataataatggaagTTAGCTACTGAAAATTGCATTGTCTAAAGGactaatcaaataaaatttggaataatagAACTATTAACTTTGTCATATGGTAACCGCCTATCCATCCATTTCATATCCAATCATGTCGTCATCCAATCGTGTCATGACGTACGAAGCAACTAAATGCAAAGCCTTTCAAAAGAAGTTAGACTTCAGACAGTTGGACAGTCATATAATCAGAGTGAAAATCTCAAAAATTAAACGATTATTATTAAGTGGACTTCAAGTTTTGGTTCGACATTTCGACATGAGGTACGCTCATATAATATGAggtcataataatattgacaaaCTAATATAGTGATTCCAAATTAATGCTATTAAAGTCGGTGCTCCTAGTGGATTACGTACATACCTAATTTTTTGTCTACAGCTCCACCAATCTGATGCATCAtgtaacaaaatgtataaacataGAATTAAAACCAAACGATTTGCAAAAACGAAACGAAATAATCGGCTTCTGTAAATGTTATATTGATGGCTGCCCATTTGTTcaagtgaaataaatttgatgaaattaaacgGAAAAAACATGAATTATTGTTGTTCCTGCAGCCATACAGTGCCTGAAAATATATGGTTTGTTTCAGATGAACacacatgatttttataaacacaaaataaatatcttaaggTGGATTATTAGGAATCTACTTCCATATTATTACGCCAGAAAGCAATACTTTCTCATTTTGAGAAGTGCAGTTA containing:
- the LOC128672561 gene encoding uncharacterized protein LOC128672561, with the translated sequence MQSRGKRLVSAALQNLKRKSDIDEQIPSTSGLQNWSPQFIAFESDFDSDDSVVDKDYEPPKNQKTYNIAAQCSKQSVIKNFNIRIHNENYEPREANILLDDSGSESDLIPCSQPCLEKTIPESSDESTKEDVVLTKKGTVRKRKRYDVSLKERKQIKREEKICTKYFVKPGCQENICKKKCSTKFSEDYRKTINSNFWKMSWSEQKHFYLANTMQQRPVRPKKKSHDDEHGKHYDRTKSVSYFFCDKNGEKVAVCKTFFITTLGYKKNNCKAVRNIIDTYYKTQYAEPIIDGRGHNPNPSQIDRTKIKEHIMSFRPVVSHYRRVHAPNRKYLPSDINIRMMYDNYCEKEPEINVSYGFYRNVVNELKISFTKLGHEECELCEEFSIHNPNAEIRHRNCKECKEYEDHHTRYISARKKYEEDVQSQTKQKSTDTTIFAVDLEKVIMLPRMDEFKTVMFCPRLIVFNQSFVPVGDKRLHGVGKTLGVLWHEAIAGRKKEDIISCFQAFFLENRDYKHVILWLDNCAAQNKNWCLFSYLVYLVNSKDVTIETVVLRYLEVGHTFMAADEFHHRVEQSLKKNKRVYDFEDFCKAVSDTGPNTVVKKMTVQDFHDFEDCSSSYKLQNSVPRAYLRNMSEITFRRGSKSMFYKNSHDTEEQIELDFLRVKNLKIGISSPKQKLSPRGITSERKSAILSKLGPLMPDNRRGFWKNLPVSDSSADLTEIYED